From Ochotona princeps isolate mOchPri1 chromosome X, mOchPri1.hap1, whole genome shotgun sequence, one genomic window encodes:
- the LOC101528324 gene encoding serine/threonine-protein phosphatase 4 regulatory subunit 3 — protein sequence MAEGRRYRVRVYVMSEDKLWDNIGTGQVSISYVERLQGVALVVRSETDDSLLLESKINLETPYKKLQGVLILWYEAENQGLALSFQDISGCREMWENICRIQGKDPSVNITQPLRQSKEDRPTERADAGRSIQLPDCEIDALEQIANLVTSALTSPVLRERLGRNLEHDNYIKKLLQLFRTCEDQHNIQGLHRLYVIIKSILSLNKTALLEILFSDECIMDVVGCLEYDPTLDEPKRHREFLTQNAKFKEVVPITDSELKQKIHQTYRVQYIHDILLPVPSVFEENIFSTIAAFVFFNKVEIVSMLQKDEKFLFEVFAQMKDKTTNDDKRRELLFFFKDFCAFSQTLEPDSKDMLFKTLTELGILPALKMVMIVDDLQTKTAATDILAYLVEYSPSTIREYIMEEAQEKEDDDLFINMIIEQIVYDTDPELGGALHLLGLLRCLLDPDNMLITVNRCERSEFLNFFYKHCMHNLIGPLLATTSEDRCEDNAVGSDENKKSSNNYQTAQLLNLILELLMFCVQHHTHYIKHYILNHDLLKRVLMLTTSKHIFLLLAAIRFMRRMIGIKDELYNHYIIKEKLFEPVIKALLDNGTRYNMLNSAIIELFEYIRVENIKSLITHIVENYNVLQSIEYVNTFKGLKNKYEQEKLRQSQVKENLHSVLYNKILCQAVNDLDMREEGCSKDKREAVLPPLESDFSGSDDSFMDTKMDENEDKANLPKRTSSGGFKCPSPLSGSADDGTSNTYRSSVVDLVKDPDNEENEGNEDAMFPRKRPHFSS from the coding sequence ATGGCTGAAGGGCGGCGGTACCGTGTGAGAGTCTATGTCATGAGTGAAGACAAGCTCTGGGACAATATTGGAACTGGACAGGTCTCAATTAGTTATGTAGAGAGGCTGCAGGGCGTAGCTCTGGTTGTTCGCTCCGAGACTGATGATTCACTGCTCTTAGAATCAAAGATAAATCTCGAAACTCCCTATAAGAAACTACAGGGGGTGTTGATACTTTGGTATGAAGCTGAGAACCAAGGTTTGGCACTGAGCTTCCAGGACATCTCAGGCTGTCGTGAGATGTGGGAGAACATTTGCCGAATACAGGGTAAAGACCCCAGCGTCAATATTACACAACCTTTACGCCAGTCCAAAGAAGATCGGCCAACTGAAAGGGCAGACGCCGGTCGTTCGATTCAACTCCCTGACTGTGAAATCGATGCACTGGAGCAAATCGCCAATTTAGTCACCTCGGCACTCACCTCACCCGTCCTTAGGGAAAGGCTGGGTAGGAACTTAGAGCATGATAATTATATTAAAAAACTACTACAGCTGTTCCGCACTTGTGAAGACCAGCACAACATTCAAGGCTTACACCGTTTATATGTCATCATTAAAAGCATCTTATCTCTGAACAAGACAGCTCTGCTTGAAATCTTATTTTCTGATGAATGTATTATGGATGTGGTGGGATGCCTTGAATACGACCCTACATTGGATGAGCCGAAAAGGCATAGGGAATTCTTAACCCAAAATGCCAAGTTCAAGGAAGTTGTACCAATAACGGATTCTGAACTGAAGCAAAAAATACATCAGACTTACAGAGTACAGTACATTCATGATATTCTTTTGCCTGTTCCATCcgtatttgaagaaaatattttttctacaaTCGCAGCTTTCGTTTTCTTCAACAAGGTTGAGATAGTCAGCATGCTTCAAAAAGATGAGAAGTTTTTATTTGAAGTTTTTGCACAGATGAAGGATAAGACTACAAATGATGATAAACGGCGTGAATTGTTGTTCTTTTTCAAGGATTTCTGTGCATTTTCTCAGACTTTAGAGCCTGATAGTAAGGACATGCTATTCAAAACATTGACAGAGTTGGGAATTCTTCCAGCTCTTAAAATGGTAATGATTGTGGACGATTTGCAAACCAAAACAGCAGCTACAGATATACTTGCTTATCTAGTAGAGTACAGTCCATCCACGATTCGAGAATATATAATGGAAGAAGCACAGGAGAAGGAAGATGATGACCTTTTTATTAATATGATAATTGAACAAATTGTTTATGATACTGATCCTGAGCTTGGTGGGGCTCTTCATTTACTTGGACTTCTTCGTTGTCTACTTGATCCAGACAACATGCTGATAACAGTTAATAGATGTGAAAGAAGTgaatttctcaattttttttataagCATTGTATGCATAACTTAATAGGACCGCTTCTGGCTACTACATCAGAAGACAGATGTGAAGATAATGCAGTTGGGTCTGACGAAAACAAAAAATCCTCTAATAATTATCAAACAGCACAGCTGCTAAATTTAATTTTAGAACTACTCATGTTTTGTGTGCAACATCACACACATTATATAAAACACTATATTTTGAACCATGATTTGCTAAAAAGAGTCTTGATGTTGACTACTTCAAAGCACATTTTCCTGCTCTTGGCGGCTATTCGCTTTATGAGACGGATGATTGGCATTAAAGATGAACTTTACAATCATTACATCATCAAGGAAAAGCTTTTTGAGCCAGTGATAAAGGCCCTTCTTGATAATGGAACTCGTTACAATATGTTGAATTCAGCTATTATAGAGCTGTTCGAGTACATAAGAGTGGAAAACATCAAGTCTCTTATTACACACATAGTTGAAAATTATAATGTACTTCAGTCTATTGAATATGTTAACACATTCAAAGGACTAAAAAACAAATATGAGCAAGAGAAGCTTAGGCAGAGTCAAGTAAAGGAGAATTTACATTCTGTACTATATAATAAAATACTTTGCCAAGCAGTCAACGATTTGGACATGAGAGAAGAAGGTTGCAGTAAAGATAAAAGAGAAGCTGTTTTACCACCATTAGAGAGTGACTTTTCAGGTTCTGATGATTCGTTTATGGACACTAAAATGGATGAAAATGAAGACAAAGCAAACCTCCCCAAAAGAACATCTTCTGGGGGCTTCAAATGTCCTTCCCCACTTTCTGGGAGCGCTGATGATGGAACAAGTAACACATACAGAAGCAGTGTGGTTGATTTAGTGAAAGATCCagacaatgaagaaaatgaaggaaatgaagaCGCAATGTTCCCCAGAAAAAGACCACATTTTAGCTCATAA